A region from the Arachis ipaensis cultivar K30076 chromosome B01, Araip1.1, whole genome shotgun sequence genome encodes:
- the LOC107616943 gene encoding uncharacterized protein LOC107616943: MVDVDRRMTGLNPAHVAGLRRLSVRAAAPLSPSATLRNGLLSFSSLANKVATHLRNSGIQVEPGLTDSEFAIAEAEFGFTFPPDLRAVLAAGLPVGAGFPNWRASGISRQLLRCSLELPAAAVSVHVARNAMWAKTWGPRPNEQTKALCVARNALKRAPILVPIFDHCYVPCNPCLAGNPVFFIDEERMFRCGFDLSDFFERESLFRISDAGNMSSRRNFNVSGGKKPRWIDFWSDAVTDFRRKSSSSATIASPKRFLDIRRWKVPKGVEQYIERIGSCLKDGGWSESEVSEMVQVSGSGLGLDSGSDLCSGLDNQGVLDALLLKADRFSDSLRNSGWSSEEVSDALWFDFQPGKDQKPAKKLSFEQVERIGKLAESVSRSLYVEIDLGSVK, translated from the coding sequence ATGGTCGACGTGGACCGGAGGATGACGGGTCTGAACCCGGCTCACGTAGCCGGTCTAAGGCGACTCTCCGTCCGAGCCGCCGCCCCTCTTTCACCATCCGCCACCCTGCGCAACGGCCTGCTCTCGTTCTCTTCCCTCGCAAACAAAGTCGCCACCCATCTCCGCAACTCAGGTATCCAGGTCGAGCCGGGTCTTACCGACTCTGAGTTCGCCATCGCGGAGGCGGAGTTTGGCTTCACCTTCCCGCCAGATCTCCGCGCCGTCTTGGCCGCCGGACTTCCCGTCGGCGCCGGATTCCCGAACTGGCGCGCCTCGGGCATCTCCCGCCAACTCCTCCGCTGCTCGCTGGAGCTCCCAGCTGCTGCGGTATCCGTCCACGTGGCAAGAAATGCGATGTGGGCCAAGACGTGGGGCCCAAGGCCCAACGAGCAAACGAAGGCGTTATGTGTGGCCAGGAACGCGCTCAAGAGAGCGCCGATTCTTGTCCCAATCTTTGACCATTGCTACGTTCCATGCAACCCTTGCCTCGCTGGGAACCCTGTCTTCTTCATCGACGAGGAACGCATGTTCCGATGCGGCTTCGACCTCTCGGATTTCTTCGAGCGGGAGTCTCTGTTTCGAATCTCCGACGCTGGGAATATGTCGTCACGGCGGAATTTCAATGTTTCCGGCGGAAAGAAGCCGCGGTGGATAGATTTCTGGAGCGACGCCGTCACGGATTTTCGTAGAAAATCGTCGTCGTCGGCGACGATCGCTTCGCCGAAGAGGTTTTTGGACATTCGGCGGTGGAAAGTGCCGAAGGGCGTGGAGCAGTATATAGAGCGAATCGGGTCGTGTTTGAAGGACGGTGGATGGAGCGAATCTGAGGTATCAGAAATGGTTCAGGTTTCAGGTTCCGGTTTGGGTTTGGATTCAGGTTCGGATTTGTGTTCGGGTTTGGATAATCAGGGAGTATTAGATGCTTTGTTGTTGAAAGCAGATAGGTTCTCAGACTCGCTCCGGAATTCTGGGTGGAGCTCCGAAGAGGTTTCGGATGCTCTGTGGTTCGATTTTCAACCGGGGAAGGACCAGAAACCGGCTAAAAAGCTGTCATTTGAACAGGTTGAAAGGATTGGGAAACTGGCGGAATCGGTTTCCCGGTCACTATACGTGGAAATAGATTTAGGATCAGTTAAATAG